The Thermoplasmata archaeon nucleotide sequence AAGAAGAGGAAGATTGAAGAATGCTGGCATATCTTCTGATAAAAACAACGCCAAAATCAGAACACAAGCTGCCTGCGATGCTGAGTAGTATTAAGAATGTAAAGGATATCTACGAAGTTTACGGAAAATACGACATTGTGGTGAAGATAGAAGCTAAAAATATAAAAGAACTCCAGAAAATTGTGTTTGAGAAGGTTAAGAAATTGCCTGGCCTTCAATCCTGCACAGTATGTCAGGTCTGCCAGATAGGTAAATTTTAAACTTTACCACCTTTTTAACCTTGTCATGCAGTAGGGACATGCTACCCATTCTGGCATCACATTTTTATTGCAACTTGGACATCTAGTTTGGATTTGGGGCGCAGGTTCTTGTGCTTTTTTAAACACGGCTTCCCAGTTTCCATGCTTCAACACGGCAACTGGCTTGTCATACTGCTCTGCCTTGTCTCCTGAAGATAATTCAAATACAGCATCCTCTACAAATTCTCTGCCCTCAAAATTCCAGTATTTAAATTTTACATTTATCTTCTGCATGCCAGAAAAAAGGGGCTTGATTCCAATAACCTGTTTTACAAGTTCACCCGTGAGCAATAAAGGTAATGGCTTAATTTTCATAAGAATATTCTGAGAGTATTCTACACGCAAATCAGCGCAATGTGCATTCCCA carries:
- a CDS encoding Lrp/AsnC ligand binding domain-containing protein; translated protein: MLAYLLIKTTPKSEHKLPAMLSSIKNVKDIYEVYGKYDIVVKIEAKNIKELQKIVFEKVKKLPGLQSCTVCQVCQIGKF